The DNA region catatttcattttataaaatttttctaatgtataatataaatgcattAGGCCTAATGTATTATCTAGacttttatcattttttatatctattaatatattttttttttctaatttatttaattcaaCTAATTGAACAAtttgtttaatatatttatttacattttttttattatatttatgtttgtGTAAATATGCACTTTCTAAACTGTCTGAACTATTTCCAATGTCTGCCAAATCAATTAAATCGTCATTTCTTGTATCGGAATAATTACCATCATCTTTAATTTGGTTAGCACCACATGGGCCCCCTAAACCATCATTTTCAAGGAGGTTATTGGCTGGtctattttgtattttcccATCTctactttttaataaatgtacttttctctttttataatatttagaaaaataataattatggaaattatttaaataaactaAAACATGATCTTTATTATGTGGGAAATAACAAGAAGATATATTTCTGTCCATTTTAAAtgtatcaaaaaaaaagcaacaatcttttaaaattttatattcactTAAATAACTCTTTTGTAttattcgattttttttataaacactacttttttcatcatcttcATTTTGATTATAATTCCATGGTTCATTATTACAATCatcattattgttattattattatatgagttatctgtttttttttgtttgtttgatttttttttttcttcatcatcCCCTTCGCTTATTTGatcatctttattttttttctttcttcggttcctttttttcttcatatataatttttttctttcaatATATGCATCAGTATAATACATAAACATATTAGTGTTACTACTACTAATTTCAATTCCACTATCtaatatatctataatttttaaaaagttattttttaattgtatatttgATGAATCGAAGcatttgttaaaaaaaaggtcttctctttttatattaacataAAACAGTTCGTTTTggaaattaaatatttcataacaTCCTGCAAATTTAAGTATGCTCATGGGTGAagacaaatttatattcccTAAAGGGATCggtatatttttgtaattatttCCATTCCTATTGTCTAGCTCCGTTTTTTGTTTTGCTTCTTGAATACAAAATGGTGAATCACTTTTGTAGTCAATACATATTGTTTTATCGTTAATAGATTGATCACTATTTAATACTTTTTTGTCCTTGAGCGGAATATCCTTTAGTTCCATTTTTGGAGTACCTCTTgttttatacaaataatcCGTGTTAAAAAGAAGCGAATAAAAAAGTTGCACGTATTTATtcaaaagatataaattttcataatatatacattttagtGGTATGTTTACAATATCTATGTTAACTATGTTTATAGAGtcaaaacattttatattaaatgtgtaaaaatttattttttttttataaaaatttatatcttgATTTTGATCCCCTTCATTATAGGCACATTCAGAATGTGTTCCAGAATATATGGGGCCCATTGAATCTTTAGTTTTAATACCATTTCCCtctattttgtatttattttcattattattattttgaaattcTTTATctgtcatttttttaatggatagtttttctttttcgcTCGATGCTTCTTTACAATgagcatatttttttattttgcttccttttccaaaatttttaatatttttttttttatcagtTTCCCTTTGAGGTGTGCATATATCATGAGAAGATAGTGCTGGCTCTTTTGTAATTGAATTCAAATTTTGTGTAGgtattatcaaatttttgttattgtTCATAAAATCTAAGTTAAAATGAGGTATGTACAATATGTCTAATTcgtttttaattatatttcttaaaaGGCTATCATTAATTATACTTTGATTAAAATTCTGACcgtaaaataaattcatataagaaataattaacaaattttttaatgggAAAAACAAaggataaaaatagtataaaaatttaactTGTTCATTACAAAGtattgattttttaaacgattgaaaatttttgaaacaatctttgatattatttatgtttccattttctgttatataacaattttcattatttttaatttctttttgctttattataatgttaaagattttttctatttcccttatataatattcatattttagtTTTAATTTCTTGGAAGGATATTCCATATTttgtagaaaaaaataatccatTGCCGATTTTTTGATACTGTCTTTATAATCCTCTTCCTTATTAGgaacaattttatatattatgtttaaGGTGCTAGgaatttcatttaattctagatatattttttttagataattatttagaaatttatatttgtcaTGCATTCTGTGTTCATTTGTCCTGTTTAAtgtattactattattttgtgtGTGTTGGGGTTTACATTTTgaattttcttcattttgatCATTTGAATTTATTGTGTTTTCACCAATGAttgtattttcttttgtcatatttttgataGAATCATGATTATGTAAGTTTTCGTTATGACAATTGTGATCGCTATTGGGTTGAGTATCAAGTTTCCATTTATCTAAAatgttttctttatttttttttgtcaagCATTCATATTCCATTTCACAGAGTGGTGCCCCGTGGCACTTTTCCTCCGCAAAATAGCATCGTCTGATTAATTCATGcttgtaatattttttgcaaatgtgtatataaaaagaattgaatattttttttttaagatcactgaatttgttaaaataatgaaacataaaattatataaatttaatgaatatgatataataagaattattaaaataatattatctttgatattttgatttatatattctgataaatttatttcatcataatataaatgcatatatgttaatattaagtatttattattatatatatgtttatacttaatatgtacatattttataaaattatttatgacattataataattatatgattcaaaatcatttgaaatatttttaactgtatttttttttgtatattgtTTATGTGTGTCATTGAAGCTTGCACACGTTGAGCTACTATCATGTTCTTCGGTACTTGTAGACCGACTTGCCACTCCTTCGAAAATATTGTCAGAATTGTTACTAGTCAAATTTTGAGATACCAAATTGTTTGAATCATTTTCAGtgttacaatttttatgaatattattttgttcgtCGTTCTTTTTATCGATATCGGTATCTGTTTCCGAACTAAATGAAAAACAGTTGAAGTGAATTTGGCTATATTCAGtttctattatatttttttttttttttatatataaatatttttctaatttacGATATGTTTTAATATCCTTTACACAaattaacataaaaaaataaataaatcgaCAAAACTCTATGTGACCCATATTTTCAACATCaaaaaagttattattTAAGATTTTAAACTTatccattttattatttatatgcatattatgaTTTAATGTGTGTGATGAGTCATTAAGTTTATCATTAGTAGCATCGACGGgtttcatatttttgtcaTTACTGTTAATTTCGTTAAGTTTGCATTTGCTTAATTCTGAGAGCTCATTTTCTTTGTCACTATTCCCAGAACAttccttttctttattttttacattatttatgtcTTCGCTTATTTGTGTATTTTCGTTTTCtacaacatttttataatgagAAAATTCATCGATATtatctaaatttttatcatcatcaaaaaagtatatatcaatatttataaagcgaaaaatatttgtgtcgtcttccctttttttacattcatGAAGACATATGATAAAGAATTCAagacttatttttttgcatatgtaataataaaaaaaagttaaaagtatttttaatgtttgATTTTTTGGTAATATATCAATATGAACTCTATATGAATTAagacatattttattattttgtgaaaAATTTACAGTGTCTAATGTTATATTGCAAAGGTTTGAGTTGTGTAAGTTATATACTTGTTCGTCAGGAAAATTAGGATCATCACAAgatttgatatttttattattatttatgttggTGGtggaattattattaggtATAGTTTTATATAACTGGACAgtagaaatatatacatcGTCCGAAAGCAAATATAACATTCCATCTGTATTtagaataataatgaaatgatttaatttgtttatatcaAGAATGTAAGggttatttaatttatttttttttataaaattattatattcatatttaatattttctttatctttGAACATGttcatttttgtatttaacagattttttaaataggaATGCCTTTTCGAAGAAGTCGAgacattaataatattttcttccaGAGTCATAGGAATATTTCGGCATTTTAAATTAGTAGTATTAATTtggttatttatatatgcacatatattatatggataatatttaaatgttGAAAATTCTTGGGACATATTTATTGTggtaaaatttaatatattttttattattttaattttatccttgacatatttatgatatataGGTATAAGaaacaataaattattaacattatcatacaaacataatttaattttactaTGGATACTTTTATTACCTCCTGggataaaaacaaattgtggcttatatatttctgtgttaaaattaatatttttaattttttgaccttgacaaaaaaagttatttttttttatacttaaaaaatgttgaaaaaCAAGAAAtctatttaatttttcctttttaaaataattatacaaatacttatcattatatttttttatatcatataaaatatgaaaaaaaaaatatgtctcAGTAATTTCTTCAAATGCAATacataaatttgtatttgaATTAATGTGTATAATGTTCATATTTGGAATCATATTTAACCTGTCTTGTTCAGGTGAAAAGTTAATTAATTCATCTGTccacataaaaattttttctttttcataaaaatatttgcattttttaaaaaacttatagctgtttttattaacaatagCATTTGAATAAATTGGGTGGACAGGTGATGTGTAAAcaattcttattttttttccattgtTTGGATTggtattattttgaaagtcacttttaatatcatcattattgCTACTACTGTTGTTATTTGTATTGTTATCATTGTTAGCACTTTCGTTAGTATAGATTACTGAGTATGAAAAGTATTTTACATGTTTTACGTTGTTTATCacatttacaaaaaataaataatcttTATTGCAAAACACCCGAATGGGCTTATgatcaataaaaaattctatattccttcttttattttgtgtgTCAATTATTTCTATCCTAAATTtgttatcaaaatttttttgaaatgtATAAATGTGTGGATGACTGTGACAAGGTAAACAAGTGTTGTCTTCATTTTGTctattattactatcaGAGTagtcataaaaaatgcttTTATCGTTAggtattaaataaaaaaatgtatgattagaaattttataaaattttttataaccatcataataatgaaaacagATTACTTCGTTTTCTTTACAATATGTTactttatattcatatattgtattatttattatatttgaataaaatttcacatttttaatttttttattatatatattatttatatataatttttcattaacaTCTTCTAGTGTGTTACATGCATTATTACTTttctttccattttttattttgttatttttttttgctaatTCAGAGAGATACacttttttacaatatttttttaaatatatgtctctcttttttaataatatcaataattttaatatatgctccttaatattttttgggtctcgttttttcttttcatatatatatgcaatatattgtaataaaatatcacTGTGTTTCGAATTACTACTTTCTTTGATTTGTGGATTAAAGAAATTATCcttaaaatttttctttaggtgattatttttatcatcatccaaattattgaataaattaaattttttatcattatcaactgtttgttttttttgtctcTTCAAATCGAAATAATCTAATATTGagtaattgttttttttcacattcTTTGTATTACTATCCCCCTTTTTATCTGTTGTACTTATctttgtatttaaaaaggtTGGCTTATTTGTTTGTTTACTAATTGTTTGGTCGATATTTGCGACGTTACTATCGTTTTCGTTCTCACCATTTGTGTGTGCAATATTATGtatgttttcatttttaagaaTAATTGCATACACCATTTTAATCTTGGTTTTATTAGTCCCTGGTTCACTTTTCCTAtgttatgtatatattttttcgcTAGTTTATCTGCctatttctttttgttattttttttcaacaaaaaaatatatatacttttttcttCACACATGCCCCCACACGTAGTATTTCATTtgcttattatttattttgttttgtttacttagtttattatatttttatttttatcacatTTTGAAAAGGTTATTACTTGCACTTCCTActaattgtatataaaaaattgtataaatgGATCTTCATGCTCTTCGATATGTGAACTAGTATGGATATTTATGCATGCATAGGtatacatacataatatatgtgtgcTAATGAAGTGCTTTCCTAGTGACGACTATTTAAgagtatattttattactatcATTTGagattatattaaaaattgtatatttatatacataggAAATGTTCGAGGAATATtcacaatttaaaaatgaaggGGGTAGAAACATATGAAAATGCTTATACTGTCTTAATAATGAGTAAGTATTTAccttaaaataatataagatatgtcagagaaaaaaatccatgaataaaaatggatatataatttatatatacatcaGTAAGAATTATGTGTTAATGGctatatatgaatttacATGCATGATAAATACAAAGAAAAATGTGATTAATAATACATCactttttcttttcgtGATTTGACATAATACTATAAGaagataaaataagtaaattaaaaaaaaataccttaataatcaataaattaaaaaatatataaaatcacaaaaatatctttttttttttttttttaacaaaatggAAGGAAATCCAACGAAAATTCGTAAATTGACAAGGGTATGAAATGTGCTAGCTACCTtttagaatatttaaaaaggtGAAAAAATAGGGCATAAATTAAGAGGGGaaaggaaataattttatcctggattaaaaaatataatttagaaaactaaaataaaataataataatattcttaatttggttttatgtaatttttttttagaagcctttttatattagaCCTTTTGTTTAAAGTAATACTCATATAAGTGTAAAGgggaaaaaaattttaatattgaaaaaggatgtttttttaaaatttataaaatggtcttttataatattgaatGAAAATGTAGCAATGTgtaaatgttatatatacatttgaCTCAGgtgtttattttgttattctattattttaataattatcaaAGTAGGCAACTATaacttttatattatgttttacAATATACACACTTTcgtaattcaaaaaaaaaattataacaaaataatgaagaaatgATATTagatgaatatataaataaaaatataataaaaaaatatatagtaacATCAGTTTTGGAAAACAAAGTGGacataaatttatgaaagcgttagcatatattaaagataatttatattaaaaaggaaaaagcaaaaatatggaaataaaatccaaaaaatatgataacgAAAATGActacaaatattatatattacaaattGGTatgaaacaaatataagcatacatatatttatctatactttataattatttgttatGATTGTGCATAATTGCTTGTTTCTATGTTTATGCAAGTCTATGCTTGTATGTAATAGCATTTTgtttaaacatattattcGTTTActtttatacaatttttattattcaggAAGAAAATATACCTATGTAGGATTTTCCGGATTACACAAGCCAATATCTGTTTTCAACACccctaatttttttatatacaacgagaattttcataattgtGTGAACGATGAAAATCAATTTGATGAAGTGGTAAAGGGGTTTTCAAAAATGGAAAGCAACAATAATGGTGTGCCTAAGGAAGAGacgaaattaaaaatgtgtaaaataaaaaaggaagatACAATGAAAAGAGAAAATAGTTCAGGAACAGATAAAACAAGTGATTATGGTATTAACGAGCtatttgaaaatgatgataaaatatatgatgaaGTATTAGAAacttatgaaaataatgaaaatatggaaaaaatgaaagagAGTAAAATATACCACTATGAGTATAAGTACAATCAAGATATTAATTTAtggaataaattttttgaagaattttgttttcaaatatttgaTAAGATTATTAAAACAAGTAATAAAGCAAAAAAGGTTATTGTTGTTATGAACATGTTTATTCCTACTATAATTCGATATTCTCTTTGCAAATGTTTaatagaaaatttaaattattattcgaTTTCTTATATTAACGATTTAGTATcaccattatttttatgtaactGTAATACATGTCTCGTAATTGATTTAGGATATTTAAATTGCCGACTGTTGCCAATAATGAATGGTCTTCCATTATATCATCATtacacatatgtatataatggagggttttatataaatcaagAAATTAAAAGGCTGTTGAAAGAGCAATACATCAAAGGGGAAATAAAAGAACTGGCAAGTCGTGAACCTACTCATGACCCTGCTAACTTTTCAtgtgaaaacaaaaatgatgaCAATGAGAAAGgggaaataaatatgaataactGCAATATTAGTAGCAAAATTTGgattaatgaaaatgagtcagaaaatatatttagaaaACATTTAGAAATGTATGACCTTGAAaccattttaaatattatagaaaatatttccGATGATGAAATTGaaactataaaaataaaatattgttatttaaaaaatgaagaaaccAAATTAGTTAGtgacaaatatattttatataaattagaaaatggtgaaataataataacaccCGAAACTCGATGGAAAGCTtgtgaaatattattcaataaaaagaatgatcagaatatatattctttattatcaaatatattgaataaattaaatacatTTGAAGTATCtgtttttcaaaatattttgttagtTGGAGGTTGTAGTAATATTAAAGGAATTGTTTCAAAAATTGCAAAAGAATTTTCTCaaattataagaaaaaaaaatacacacacacaaaaaaataatagctaTAGTCAAAATAgcggaaaaaataaaaagatatatatagaaaaattagaaaataatatgaattttatatttcctaAAATAGCTCCTAATTTAAGGCAATTTATAGGGGCTTCTATTTGTtcaaatttagaaaatttaCCTGATTATAACAATgaccatatatataacaatattttatatgaccATTTAAATGAGGATGTCTATATGACATTTAAAAGATAACAATTCgtttattataatcattatttttttctcctATTTGTTAATcttaaaatttgaaaatgaatatatgaaaataaatcatataCCTTGATTCTAGCCTCAAGAAAGAGTGTAATTCGCAAGAAtctatgtaaatataaaaaatattaattaactCGAGATcgcaaaatataattcgCTTTATACCTATTTGTGTTACTGCCTGTGCATAACCATATTTctgttttcatttattcgttttattttttagcataattcgatatatttttttgtatttttttggatATAATTCATGGAatttttcacaattttAG from Plasmodium chabaudi chabaudi strain AS genome assembly, chromosome: 2 includes:
- a CDS encoding actin-like protein, putative gives rise to the protein MEIKSKKYDNENDYKYYILQIGRKYTYVGFSGLHKPISVFNTPNFFIYNENFHNCVNDENQFDEVVKGFSKMESNNNGVPKEETKLKMCKIKKEDTMKRENSSGTDKTSDYGINELFENDDKIYDEVLETYENNENMEKMKESKIYHYEYKYNQDINLWNKFFEEFCFQIFDKIIKTSNKAKKVIVVMNMFIPTIIRYSLCKCLIENLNYYSISYINDLVSPLFLCNCNTCLVIDLGYLNCRLLPIMNGLPLYHHYTYVYNGGFYINQEIKRLLKEQYIKGEIKELASREPTHDPANFSCENKNDDNEKGEINMNNCNISSKIWINENESENIFRKHLEMYDLETILNIIENISDDEIETIKIKYCYLKNEETKLVSDKYILYKLENGEIIITPETRWKACEILFNKKNDQNIYSLLSNILNKLNTFEVSVFQNILLVGGCSNIKGIVSKIAKEFSQIIRKKNTHTQKNNSYSQNSGKNKKIYIEKLENNMNFIFPKIAPNLRQFIGASICSNLENLPDYNNDHIYNNILYDHLNEDVYMTFKR